The proteins below are encoded in one region of Tolumonas auensis DSM 9187:
- a CDS encoding LysM peptidoglycan-binding domain-containing protein, with the protein MNMKLHLALLGALLLTGCQALQQDSDKNNLGSTVNVMSNYRSHATSALDRSESSHPYMWDRIADEMQLTMPNDPDVIAYRDWYIKHPKYLRTVTERAAPFLHLITEEIDKRQMPMELVLLPIVESAYNPNARSHGNAVGLWQFLSASGKRYGLKQDYWYDGRRDVVASTHAALDYLAQLNAYFDGDWLNAVAAYNAGEGRIQNAIKANRAQGKATDFFSLNLPRQTMEYVPRLMALADVIKNAKKYGIDLPKVPNRPSVRLIDTNGQIDLRTAAEQAGMSLPALKRLNPGFNRNTTSPQGPDHLLVPIGVADELELALADMAPQKRMRNDSERVALAKNDDAAKSGSSVSISVHHKVKRGDTLWTIASSYGVSEKQLMQWNKLTKKKLKAGQVLLVNAPVSKASGKASKLSVAKAAKSRRYEVRRGDSLSSIAEKFQITINDLMRWNSLDHNRLKPGQTLTVRLNDSGV; encoded by the coding sequence ATGAACATGAAGCTACATTTGGCCCTATTGGGCGCGCTGTTGCTGACCGGTTGCCAGGCGTTACAACAAGACTCAGATAAAAACAATTTGGGTTCTACCGTTAACGTAATGTCGAACTACCGCTCACATGCGACTTCGGCACTGGATCGATCGGAAAGCTCACACCCTTATATGTGGGACCGCATTGCTGACGAAATGCAGTTGACCATGCCAAACGATCCGGACGTCATCGCTTATCGAGACTGGTACATCAAACATCCCAAATATCTGCGTACTGTCACTGAACGTGCTGCCCCATTCCTCCACCTGATCACCGAGGAAATAGATAAACGTCAGATGCCAATGGAGCTGGTGTTATTGCCCATTGTTGAAAGCGCATATAACCCTAATGCCCGCTCCCATGGCAACGCTGTTGGCTTATGGCAATTCTTAAGTGCATCAGGCAAACGTTATGGTCTGAAGCAAGACTACTGGTATGACGGCCGTCGCGATGTTGTCGCATCAACACATGCTGCTCTCGATTATCTGGCTCAGTTGAATGCTTATTTTGATGGTGACTGGCTGAATGCTGTAGCCGCCTATAATGCGGGTGAAGGCCGCATCCAGAATGCAATTAAAGCCAACCGTGCACAAGGTAAGGCGACTGACTTTTTCTCGCTGAATCTGCCTCGTCAGACTATGGAATATGTACCACGTCTGATGGCTCTGGCTGATGTCATTAAGAATGCGAAAAAATATGGGATTGATTTGCCAAAAGTTCCAAATCGCCCATCAGTGCGTTTAATTGACACCAATGGTCAAATCGATCTGCGCACGGCAGCAGAGCAGGCCGGCATGTCATTGCCTGCACTGAAACGTCTGAACCCTGGTTTTAACCGGAACACGACTTCACCACAAGGACCAGATCATCTTTTGGTACCAATTGGTGTAGCTGATGAGCTGGAGTTGGCATTAGCTGACATGGCGCCGCAAAAACGCATGCGTAATGACAGCGAGCGTGTTGCACTTGCGAAAAATGATGATGCCGCCAAATCAGGATCATCAGTAAGTATCAGCGTGCACCATAAGGTAAAACGTGGTGATACCTTGTGGACGATCGCCAGCTCTTACGGTGTATCAGAAAAACAGCTGATGCAGTGGAATAAGTTGACGAAAAAGAAACTGAAAGCAGGTCAGGTGCTGCTGGTAAATGCACCAGTAAGCAAAGCATCCGGCAAGGCATCCAAATTGTCGGTCGCCAAAGCTGCGAAATCACGCCGTTATGAAGTTCGCCGTGGTGACTCACTTTCTTCGATTGCCGAGAAGTTCCAAATCACGATCAATGATCTGATGCGTTGGAACAGCTTGGATCATAACCGTCTTAAACCAGGTCAGACACTGACTGTACGGCTTAATGACAGCGGAGTGTAA
- the gloB gene encoding hydroxyacylglutathione hydrolase has protein sequence MLQVQTIPSRQDNYIWLIKQGNQAIVVDPGESAPVIERLRQQSLNLKAIFVTHHHHDHVDGVAELLALYPQCAVYGPQITLTDVPQLQTMRDQDLISFPDLDLTFTVWHTPGHTAEHIVFHGHGALFCGDTLFSGGCGRLFSGTAEQMYHSLQRLASLPEDTLVYPAHEYTYNNLSYCLQAEPDNVFTIKRIKEVSKLRQQGCPTLPSTIGIEKQSNVFLRTHMPSVAVFAQNSSELYLENEIQIFAILREKKNNL, from the coding sequence ATGTTGCAGGTACAAACAATTCCAAGCCGTCAGGATAACTATATTTGGCTGATAAAACAGGGAAATCAAGCGATTGTGGTTGACCCTGGTGAGTCGGCCCCTGTGATTGAACGACTCCGGCAACAATCTCTGAATCTCAAAGCTATCTTTGTCACCCATCACCATCATGATCATGTAGACGGTGTAGCTGAACTGTTGGCCCTATATCCGCAGTGCGCGGTCTATGGTCCGCAGATAACATTAACAGACGTGCCTCAGTTGCAGACCATGCGCGATCAGGATCTGATCAGCTTCCCTGATCTTGATCTGACGTTTACTGTCTGGCATACCCCGGGGCACACCGCTGAGCATATTGTTTTTCATGGTCATGGTGCCCTGTTTTGCGGCGATACGCTCTTTTCTGGTGGCTGCGGACGCTTGTTCTCCGGTACTGCAGAACAGATGTATCACTCTCTGCAGCGCCTTGCCAGCTTGCCTGAAGATACCCTTGTTTATCCTGCACATGAATATACTTACAATAATTTAAGCTACTGTCTGCAGGCAGAACCGGATAATGTATTTACAATTAAGCGGATTAAAGAGGTAAGCAAGCTACGACAGCAAGGGTGTCCAACACTCCCCTCTACTATTGGAATAGAAAAACAGAGTAATGTGTTTTTACGCACACATATGCCTTCGGTGGCCGTTTTCGCTCAGAATTCAAGCGAACTCTATCTCGAAAATGAGATCCAGATCTTTGCTATTTTGCGTGAAAAAAAGAATAATCTTTGA
- a CDS encoding class I SAM-dependent methyltransferase yields the protein MKPAKINQAIITPENWSELPMGDWLAMEIQHKLDEWCPLMFGYHLLKLGTLSSQLSCAASSIRHQCAVAPEGASLGIIADVDELPIRSGSIDACLLAHLLDFSSDPHQILREVERVLTPDGWIIISGFNPYSLVGLGRLLPNLRRRLPWSARMFSPERVLDWLHLLGFEVVHLEGFAYSTVTRRNRFHFWKEKTGRRCGYRFASTYMLAARKRTIPLTRIREAAWLRRPVMVGGMARLNNPACTKSEGVNF from the coding sequence GTGAAACCAGCAAAAATAAACCAGGCAATTATTACACCAGAGAACTGGAGTGAATTGCCAATGGGTGATTGGCTGGCAATGGAGATCCAACACAAGCTCGATGAGTGGTGTCCGCTTATGTTTGGCTATCACTTGCTGAAGCTGGGGACACTAAGCAGTCAGCTTTCATGTGCTGCTTCCTCGATCCGTCATCAATGTGCAGTTGCTCCGGAAGGTGCCTCACTGGGAATTATCGCTGACGTTGATGAATTACCTATCCGCTCAGGAAGTATTGATGCCTGTTTGCTGGCACATCTGTTGGACTTCAGCAGTGATCCGCATCAGATATTAAGGGAAGTCGAGAGGGTGCTAACGCCGGATGGCTGGATCATCATCAGCGGTTTTAATCCTTATAGTCTGGTTGGCCTGGGAAGGCTGTTACCGAACCTCCGGCGCCGTTTGCCGTGGTCTGCCCGAATGTTTTCTCCGGAACGAGTACTGGACTGGTTACACCTGCTTGGTTTTGAAGTCGTGCATCTGGAGGGCTTCGCGTATTCAACCGTGACTCGCCGTAACCGATTCCATTTCTGGAAAGAAAAAACCGGCAGGCGTTGCGGCTACCGGTTTGCATCAACTTATATGCTGGCCGCAAGAAAACGCACGATTCCGCTAACCCGTATCCGCGAAGCTGCCTGGCTGAGACGACCGGTAATGGTGGGCGGCATGGCCAGACTGAATAATCCGGCCTGCACGAAAAGTGAAGGTGTAAACTTTTAG